From Lepus europaeus isolate LE1 chromosome 3, mLepTim1.pri, whole genome shotgun sequence, a single genomic window includes:
- the TCF19 gene encoding transcription factor 19, translating into MLPCFQLLRIGGGRGGDLYTFHPPTGAGCTYRLGRRADLCDVALWPQQEPGLISGVHAELHAERRGEDWRVSLEDHSSHGTLVNNVRLPRGHRLELNDGDLLTFGPEGAPGTSPSEFYFMFQQVRVKPQDFAAITIPRSRGEAGAGAGAGFRPMLPSQGAPQRPLSTLSPAPKATLILNSIGSLSKLRPQPLTFSRSGSGPQSRPLPTPPGEPGTTPSAPPPRNRRKSAHRVLAELDDEEAPQGPLPVLLQPRKKLRVEKAPLTPSGNRRGRPRKHPMAASTAPPAGGSREPCAAPCCSLPQEDTVAWVQCDGCDVWFHVACVGCSIQAAMEADFRCPRCCVGIQT; encoded by the exons ATGCTGCCCTGCTTCCAGCTGCTGCGCATAGGGGGCGGCAGAGGCGGCGATCTCTACACCTTCCACCCCCCCACCGGGGCTGGCTGCACCTACCGCCTGGGCCGCAGGGCTGACCTCTGTGATGTggccctgtggccccagcaggAGCCTGGCCTCATCTCTGGGGTGCACGCGGAGCTGCACGCTGAGCGCCGGGGAGAAGACTGGAGAGTCAGCTTGGAGGACCACAGCAGCCATG GGACTTTGGTCAATAATGTCCGCCTCCCCAGAGGTCACAGGCTGGAGTTGAATGATGGTGACCTCCTGACCTTTGGCCCTGAAGGGGCCCCTGGAACCAGCCCTTCAGAGTTCTACTTCATGTTCCAACAAGTCCGGGTCAAACCTCAGGACTTCGCTGCCATCACCATCCCCAGGTCTAGGGGTgaagccggggctggggctggggctggcttccGGCCCATGCTGCCCTCGCAGGGGGCCCCGCAGCGGCCCCTCAgcaccctctcccctgcccccaaggCCACGCTCATCCTCAACTCCATCGGGAGCCTCAGCAAGCTCCGGCCGCAGCCCCTCACCTTCTCCCGGAGCGGGAGTGGGCCACAGAGCCGGCCGCTTCCCACCCCACCTGGGGAACCGGGGACCACCCCTTCCGCACCACCCCCAAGAAACCGGAGGAAATCAGCTCACCGGGTGTTGGCAGAACTGGACGACGAGGAGGCTCCTCAGGGGCCCCTACCAGTGCTCCTGCAGCCCAGGAAGAAACTCCGCGTGGAGAAAGCCCCGCTGACACCCAGTGG AAATCGCCGCGGCCGTCCCCGGAAGCACCCCATGGCTGCctccacagcgccccctgctggtgggAGCAGGGAGCCCTGTGCAGCCCCTTGTTGCAGCCTACCCCAAGAAGACACAGTGGCCTGGGTTCAGTGTGATGGTTGTGATGTCTGGTTCCACGTGGCCTGTGTCGGCTGCAGCATCCAAGCTGCCATGGAGGCAGACTTCCGGTGCCCAAGGTGCTGTGTTGGCATCCAGACCTGA